A genomic window from Cucumis melo cultivar AY chromosome 8, USDA_Cmelo_AY_1.0, whole genome shotgun sequence includes:
- the LOC103484816 gene encoding probable indole-3-acetic acid-amido synthetase GH3.1 codes for MAVVDNSEFSSPLGPPACEKDAKALRFIEETTTNADLVQQRVLAEILTQNAHTEYVNRFRLNGATDRDTFKSKFPVVTYEDLQPDIQRIANGDRSPIFSSHPISEFLTSSGTSAGERKLMPTIKEEMERRQLLYSLLMPIMNLYVPGLDKGKGLYFLFVKAETKTPGGLVARPVLTSYYKSDIFKTRPYDPFNDYTSPNEAVLCADSFQSMYTQMLCGLLMRDQVLRVGAVFASGLLRAIRFLQLNWKQLAHDISTGTLNPKITDTCLRECITSKYLTNPNPELAEFISNECYTEEWEGIITRIWPNTKYLDVIVTGAMAQYIPTLEFYSGGLPMACTMYASSECYFGVNLNPMCKPSDVTYTIMPNMGYFEFLPHDSSSRASALSRDSPPRLVDLADVEVGKEYELVITTYAGLCRYRVGDVLEVTGFHNAAPQFRFVRRKNVLLSIDSDKTDEAELQKAVENASSLLRDFNTTVVEYTSYADTKTIPGHYVIYWELLVKDNETMNSHPTDEILNQCCLAIEESLNSVYRQGRVADNSIGPLEIRVVRNGTFEELMDYAISRGASINQYKAPRCVNFTPIVELLDSRVTSVHFSPSKPHWTPERRR; via the exons ATGGCCGTTGTTGATAATTCTGAATTTTCATCTCCTCTTGGACCGCCTGCTTGCGAGAAAGATGCCAAAGCCCTTCGTTTTATAGAAGAAACCACTACAAATGCTGACTTGGTTCAGCAAAGGGTTTTGGCTGAGATTCTCACCCAAAACGCTCACACTGAATATGTGAACCGGTTCCGGCTCAACGGAGCTACGGACCGGGATACCTTTAAATCCAAATTTCCTGTTGTTACTTATGAAGATCTCCAACCTGATATTCAACGTATTGCTAATGGCGATCGCTCTCCCATTTTTTCATCCCATCCCATTTCTGAATTCCTCACCAG TTCTGGGACATCGGCtggagagagaaaattgatgCCGACAATTAAAGAAGAAATGGAACGTCGTCAATTACTATACAGCCTTCTCATGCCCATCATGAATTT GTATGTGCCGGGGTTGGACAAAGGAAAGGGACTTTACTTTTTATTCGTGAAGGCGGAGACTAAGACTCCTGGAGGTTTGGTTGCTCGTCCGGTACTGACTAGCTATTACAAGAGCGATATCTTCAAGACTCGGCCTTATGACCCTTTCAATGACTACACTAGCCCTAACGAGGCGGTTCTATGCGCTGATTCATTTCAAAGCATGTACACTCAAATGTTATGTGGTTTGTTGATGCGTGACCAAGTCCTTCGCGTCGGTGCGGTTTTCGCCTCCGGTCTCCTCCGTGCCATTCGCTTTCTCCAGCTTAATTGGAAACAGTTGGCACACGACATCTCCACCggaaccctaaaccctaaaatcaCGGACACTTGTCTTCGTGAATGTATAACCTCCAAATATCTAACAAACCCGAATCCGGAGCTGGCGGAATTCATCTCAAATGAATGTTACACGGAGGAATGGGAAGGGATTATCACGAGAATTTGGCCGAATACTAAATATTTGGATGTGATTGTGACTGGAGCCATGGCTCAGTATATTCCCACCCTTGAATTTTACAGCGGTGGTTTACCTATGGCTTGCACTATGTATGCTTCCTCCGAGTGTTACTTTGGGGTAAATTTAAACCCAATGTGTAAACCCTCGGATGTGACCTATACCATCATGCCAAACATGGGCTACTTTGAATTTCTCCCCCACGACTCCTCGTCCCGAGCTTCCGCTCTTTCACGTGACTCCCCGCCTCGACTTGTTGACCTTGCCGATGTCGAAGTTGGGAAAGAGTACGAGCTTGTTATAACTACTTATGCTGGATTGTGTCGATACCGGGTTGGTGATGTCCTCGAAGTCACTGGGTTCCATAACGCCGCCCCGCAGTTCCGATTTGTGAGACGGAAGAATGTTCTTTTGAGTATTGACTCTGACAAGACCGATGAGGCTGAGCTCCAGAAGGCGGTCGAGAACGCGTCGTCTCTTCTACGAGACTTCAACACCACTGTGGTGGAATACACAAGCTATGCAGATACCAAAACAATCCCTGGACATTACGTTATATATTGGGAGCTTCTTGTGAAAGATAATGAAACAATGAATTCACATCCAACGGATGAGATTTTAAACCAGTGTTGCTTGGCTATTGAAGAAAGTTTGAACTCGGTTTATCGACAAGGCCGAGTTGCGGATAACTCAATTGGACCATTGGAGATTAGGGTGGTGAGAAACGGGACCTTTGAAGAGTTAATGGACTATGCGATCTCGAGAGGTGCATCAATCAACCAATACAAAGCACCACGGTGCGTTAACTTCACGCCCATTGTCGAGCTTCTCGACTCTAGGGTAACTTCGGTTCACTTTAGCCCATCAAAGCCGCACTGGACACCAGAACGACGCCGTTGA
- the LOC103484819 gene encoding U-box domain-containing protein 4, which produces MLIAKSQISCQQPYERMVHEIVSTPVLEVISDLTGIKAKVQKLVEDLRSDSLETLRTSTAELRLLTKIDANNWTVIADYGAISLLVNLLNSTDTKIQENAVTALVNLSIDNNCKTIIVQANAIEPLIHVLQTGSPEAKENSAATLGSLSVVDDNQVNIGRSGAIGPLVDLLKDGTPRGKRDAATALFNLSLLSENKPKIVEAGSIKHLVKLMDPATGMVEKAVTVLANLASTDEGRIEIVREGGIALLVDTIELGSARAKEYAAAALLWLCGITSRYCIMAIQEGAIPPLVALSQSGTARAKEKARALLTCFSRNKLTSH; this is translated from the exons ATGCTGATAGCAAAGAGTCAAATATCATGCCAACAGCCGTATGAAAGAATGGTCCATGAAATAGTTTCTACTCCTGTACTGGAGGTTATATCTGACCTCACAGGCATTAAAGCCAAAGTTCAAAAGCTGGTTGAGGACTTGAGGAGTGATTCGCTTGAAACTCTAAGAACTAGTACAGCTGAACTACGGTTGCTCACCAAGATTGATGCGAATAATTGGACGGTGATTGCAGACTATGGAGCAATTAGCCTTTTGGTCAATTTGTTAAATTCCACGGACACTAAGATTCAAGAGAATGCTGTTACAGCACTTGTGAACTTATCAATCGACAATAATTGCAAAACTATCATTGTTCAAGCCAATGCAATTGAGCCTTTGATTCATGTTCTTCAAACAGGTAGCCCGGAGGCAAAGGAGAACTCAGCTGCTACTCTTGGTAGTCTTTCCGTGGTTGATGATAACCAGGTCAATATTGGGAGGTCTGGGGCAATAGGGCCTCTGGTTGACTTGTTGAAGGATGGTACTCCTCGGGGAAAGAGAGATGCAGCTACCGCACTGTTTAATTTGTCATTGCTTTCCGAAAACAAGCCAAAAATTGTGGAGGCTGGATCAATCAAGCATCTTGTGAAGTTGATGGACCCAGCTACAGGAATGGTCGAGAAGGCAGTAACCGTCCTGGCAAATCTTGCATCAACAGATGAAGGAAGGATCGAAATTGTACGTGAGGGTGGTATTGCTTTGTTGGTTGACACTATTGAGTTAGGTTCTGCCAGGGCAAAAGAGTATGCAGCTGCAGCATTATTGTGGCTTTGTGGAATCACGAGTAGATATTGCATCATGGCAATCCAGGAGGGAGCTATTCCACCATTAGTGGCACTTTCACAATCAGGCACCGCACGGGCCAAGGAAAAG GCCCGGGCACTACTCACCTGCTTCAGTAGAAATAAGCTCACATCACATTAG
- the LOC103484817 gene encoding U-box domain-containing protein 4-like, giving the protein MEILAHNKLKKNAEEVETTGEAEHVDDIITQRCEHILRLEKSRSCGSVPIVDTNIIPNYIRKAQMSSLATISNNKKFINSMKLENVKQVVTPEKLNLGDRNHLPTSSRSKFVNSSDGVSQNGDKLDFGGLPVTSSENRPNVTLDEKSQVHDIVFFDSNVKPTFSLVISRDSEDTTSTLSSIESAGRTRDASEKVKLESPAPATPAFLQVEPQLPRRLLVERKSDTIGQQGQELPEIVCSSVADHESELGSDEAGIQKLVEDLNSNSLETIRAAIAEFRSLARQNTENRILIAKHGAIPFLVKLMYSTDAIIQEHAVTTLLNLSIHSDHKIAIAEANVIEPLIHVLVTGSPEARENSAATFFSLAMLVENRVKIGKSGAIGPLVELLGNGTPRGRKDATTALFYLSMLPENKVKIVQAGAVKHLLELMDPSVGMVDKTVAVLANLATIQEGKVEVGRMGGIPVLVEAIELGSARGKENAAAALLRVCSTSNRFCIMALQEGVIPPLVALSQSGTRRAKDKAQELLNLLRKHVRSNVEKH; this is encoded by the exons ATGGAGATTCTGGCTCATAATAAGTTGAAAAAGAATGCCGAAGAAGTGGAAACCACTGGAGAAGCTGAACATGTTGATGATATCATAACTCAAAGGTGTGAGCACATACTTAGACTAGAGAAATCCCGAAGTTGTGGCTCAGTTCCAATagtagacactaatataatacCAAATTACATTAGAAAGGCACAGATGTCAAGTTTGGCCACGATAAGCAATAACAAGAAATTTATTAACTCTATGAAGTTAGAGAACGTGAAACAAGTCGTTACTCCTGAAAAGTTGAATCTAGGTGATAGAAACCATCTCCCCACAAGTTCTCGTTCTAAATTTGTCAATTCCTCCGATGGTGTATCTCAAAATGGGGACAAGTTGGATTTTGGAGGGTTGCCAGTCACAAGCTCAGAAAATCGTCCCAATGTCACTTTAGATGAAAAATCTCAAGTTCATGATATTGTTTTCTTTGACTCTAATGTTAAGCCTACTTTTTCACTAGTTATATCTAGGGATTCAGAAGACACCACTTCAACATTATCATCAATTGAATCAGCAGGTCGCACCAGGGATGCTTCtgaaaaagtaaaattagaaTCACCAGCTCCTGCGACTCCAGCCTTCTTGCAAGTTGAACCACAACTCCCACGTAGATTGTTGGTGGAAAGAAAAAGTGATACAATTGGGCAACAAGGACAAGAACTTCCCGAAATTGTTTGTTCTTCTGTGGCTGACCACGAATCTGAACTTGGGAGTGATGAAGCTGGAATTCAGAAGTTGGTTGAGGACTTGAATAGCAATTCACTTGAAACTATTAGAGCTGCAATAGCTGAATTTCGAAGTCTTGCCAGGCAAAATACTGAAAACCGGATTTTGATTGCCAAACATGGAGCAATCCCCTTTTTGGTCAAATTGATGTATTCTACAGATGCAATAATCCAAGAGCATGCTGTTACAACACTTCTCAATCTATCAATCCACAGTGACCACAAAATCGCCATTGCTGAGGCCAATGTAATTGAGCCTTTGATTCACGTCCTTGTTACAGGAAGCCCTGAGGCAAGGGAGAACTCAGCTGCCACTTTCTTTAGCTTAGCTATGCTCGTGGAAAACAGGGTAAAGATTGGGAAGTCAGGGGCCATTGGGCCTCTGGTTGAACTACTAGGTAATGGGACTCCTAGGGGAAGGAAAGATGCAACAACTGCATTGTTTTATCTGTCTATGCTTCCAGAGAACAAGGTCAAGATTGTGCAAGCTGGAGCTGTTAAGCATCTTTTGGAGTTGATGGATCCATCAGTTGGAATGGTTGACAAGACGGTTGCTGTTCTAGCAAACCTTGCTACTATTCAGGAGGGAAAGGTTGAAGTTGGTAGGATGGGTGGGATCCCTGTGTTGGTTGAGGCTATTGAATTGGGTTCTGCCAGAGGAAAAGAGAATGCAGCAGCTGCACTATTGCGGGTTTGCTCAACCTCTAACAGATTTTGCATAATGGCTCTCCAAGAAGGAGTTATTCCGCCCTTGGTGGCATTGTCACAATCTGGAACTCGGAGGGCGAAGGATAAG GCTCAAGAACTGCTTAACCTCCTCAGAAAGCATGTGCGTAGTAATGTTGAAAAACACTAA